CGTTGACCTGTCATATCCCGGTGATTTTGCTGACCGCCAAGGGGGACAGGGCCAGTAAAATTTCCGGCTGGCAATGCGAAGCGGACGATTATATCGGCAAGCCTTTTGATCTCGGCGAGCTGAATTGCCGCATCGACAACCTGATCAACGGCAGGAAAAAGCTGGCGCAGGTACATAAATCAAGGTTTTTGTCCGGGCAAACGCAGCAGGAAGAGGCGGAGCTGCAACTGGTTGCAAGCTCAGGTGATAGTGCAGGTGAAAGTTTGCCGTTGCCGGAGGGGTTTATCGAAGATATCAAAGCCGTAGTGGAGCAGGGGTATACCCGGGCGGAATTCTCCATTGAGGAGATTGCCGAAGGGCTCCATATGAGCAGTCGCCAGCTGCAGCGTAAGACCAAGGCATTGTTGCAGATCTCGCCTTCGGATTATTTAAAGCAATTTCGCCTGCAGCAAGCGAAAATTTATTTGCGGCAAAATATGCAGGCGGCAAGTGTTGCCCACCGGGTAGGGTTTTCATCGCCGGCCTATTTCGGCTCCTGCTTTAAGGCGCAATACGGCCAGACCCCGCTGCAATACCAGCAAAGCTGCAATGGCGGGCAGCTGGCCTGTCAATAAAGGCATACAAGCAGGGATAATGGGGCGGTATCCCTGCCCATATGCTTATCCTGCCGGATAAAAAGGCTCTGGCAAAAAACTCAGAGAATAATACCTGCCTGATACCGGCTTGTCCGGATACACCTCCGGCATAAGCCAATGCTTTTCCTGTCATAGTTTTGCCGGTGTCGCCGGCCGGTTGATTTTTCCTTTCCGTTTTGCGGTTAAGCTTAAGTGTCATGATAACTAACCTGATATTTTTTTCTCCTCCCCGGTAGGGGAGGAGAAATCATGGGGAGTACCCAGGCCTTCATTAGGATGAAAGCACACTTTTCGGCCTGTTATTTGCGGCAAAAATTGCAGACAGGCTACTTTTTATTGCTCAGGTAATGCTATATCTGAAATCGAAAAATCCTCTGAACTCCCCGGATATAAAGGCTTGCAGAGCAGGCGTTATCTTGTTTATAGCCCGTGTCGCGTGATTGACAGTATTTGTCGCACCACTGATACCGATATTTTTTCCGGCACTTTACAGTCACTGCCAACCCCTGAAGCAGGTGGAAGTTATTACTTGTTGCTTGCTCTGGAGGTGAATGCCTGATGGACAGGCGAGTGAGTAACAGGATAAAAAAGGGTTTATACAGTGAACAATTTACAGTCTCATCCATATATGGAATTTGGCAGCAGCAACTCATTTGAAAAGGTTGAAGAGATGATTTTTACCCGGGTGGGGCAGGCGGGATTTGCCGGCGTCTTTATTACCGGTATCTCCAGTATCACCCATGATATTAAACTGATCAGCAACTTTCCCGGGGAGTTTATCTCGCCCTATTGCAGCAATAAATACTTTCTCCATGATCCCGTGCTACAGCACTGTAGCAGCCATCACAGCCCGGTTACCTGGCATGACAGTTACCGTGTTGCTTTAAAAAGCAAAGAAACCCGGTTATTGCATCAGTTGTCTCTGGCGGCCGGTATTGAGCATTGTCTGGCGGTTCCTACATTTACCAACCGGGGAGCCGGTGTGGTTAATCTGCTTTTTAGCGGTACTAAAGAAGATTTTTTACGGTTATGCGCGGAAAAATATGCCGAACTTATCGGTTTATCCCAGCTTTTTTTTGGTGAGTTGTCAAAAAACCATCCGGAAAAACTTTTTATGCAGTTTAAGCTGACCACCCGGGAAGAGGAGTGTTTGCAGTTTATTGTTAAAGGCTTAAGTAATCTTGAGATTTCCCGGCTGATGAATGTTTCCAGGGACAGGGTCAAAGAGCTGGTTAGCCTGATCCTGAAAAAGCTTGAAGCAGCTAACCGCACCGAAGCGGTGATGATAGCCGCGAAAAGCGGGGCGCTTTAGTCTTTAACCTGAACTTATATTTGTGTGCCTGAGGACGCCCAGAGGGAATTTTATCACCTAAAAACAAGTCGGCCGGTATATGGCAGCCAGTTTTATCCCTTAAAATCTGAGATCTGGTTTTGCTAAACTGAAGGCAAGTGTTTAGCGGATAAGCTGTGATTGCAAAGAGGTTTAGGGTGGAAAGAACCGGTGAGCCGGTAACGGAGCCATGGCAGGCGGAAACTATCTATACCGGGGGAGACGAGTATTTCCAGGAACTGGAGCAGGATATCTCCCGGGCCAAACATACCATAGATCTGGCGTTTTATATCTTTAGTTTCGATGCCCTTGGCAATAAAATCTTGTCTGCCTTGCAGGCGGCGAGCGGGCGCGGGGTCAGGGTGCGCATTATTGTTGACGGTATCGGCTCGCCGCAATGGCATGCCAGCACCTTAAAGCAGCTGGCGCGCTCCGGTATCGAGGCCAGGATCTATCATCCCTATCCCTGGCGTTTTTCTTTAAAAGCCTTTACCCGGATGAACCGCGTGTTGGAACGTTTTTTTCATTTATGGCGTAAAATCAATAGCCGGGATCACCGCAAATGCTGTGTTATCGATGACGAAATAGCCTGGATCGGCAGTTTCAACCTGGTGCAATATCATATGCAGCGCTATATGAATAACCGGGCCTGGCGCGATACCGGCGTCAGGGTGTGCGGGACACAGGTAAAAGTGATCACCGCGGTTTTTGATTATATCTGGTGCCGCCGTTATCCGGCGACTGAGCCGTTAAGCCGGTTGCCGGATTTACATTATGGCTCTGTGGTGCGCAGCAATGTTTCTCTTAGGCTTAGGCGCTTGTTTGCCCGCGAGCTTTACCATAATATCAGGTTTTCCACGCAGCGGGTTTGGGCCACCAATGCCTATTTCGTCCCGGTTTCCCGGTTGCAGCTGAGTTTGATCCGTGCGGCGAAAAAAGGTGTCGATGTGCGCCTGATCCTGCCGGCGATGTCGGATGTGGTTTTTGCCCCCTGGATTGCCCGTTTTTATTACCGTATTTTGCTGCTCAGCGGGGTGCGGATTTTTGAATACCAGCCGAGTATCCTGCATGCCAAAACCTTGCTTTTTGACGACTTTGCCTATGTCGGCTCCAGTAACCTTAATCACCGTAGCCTGATTCATGATCTGGAGCTGGATATTGTCTGCCGTCAGCCCGGGTCGATCAAAATACTGGAGCAGCAGTTTCTTATCGATCAGTTTTTGTCGGTGGAGATCACCCAGGATAAGTTAAACCGGGGGCGCTGGTGGGAAAAAATGCTGGCGCGGGTGTTATTGGTGCTCAAGTCCTGGATGTGAACCGCTCCCGGCTGCTGTTTCTTTTATATAATAAAGAGTGGCGCCAGGTAATGGTACAGGTTAACCCGATTTTGGCTATGGCTATGCAACAAGCAATAAAAGTACTGTCATACAATATCCACAAGGGCATGAATATGGGCAACCGCAAATGGGTGCTGGACAATATTCGCCGCTTAATCCGTAAAACCGGGGCCGATATCGTGTTTTTACAGGAGGTTGCCGGGGATGCCAGGCGTAAAATAGACGTCAGCCAGTTCGAGTATCTGGCGGATTCTGTCTGGCACCATTACGCTTACGGGAAAAACGCCGTGTACGACGCCGGCCATCACGGCAATGCCATTTTAAGTAAATTCCCCTTTATCAGCTGGCGTAATCAGGATATCTCCACCAACCGCTTTGAACACAGGGGCTTGCTGCACGGGGTGATAGCGAAAGCGGAGCAGGAGTATCATTTATTATGTGTACACCTGGACTTATTCGAAGCCGGGCGCCGCAAGCAGCTGCAGAGGATATGCGCTTATGTCCGGGAGCAGGTGCCGGAACATGCCGGTTTGATCATTGCCGGCGATATGAATGACTGGTTGCAAAAGGCTTCCCGGTTATTAACCGGGCAACTGGGATTACAGGAGGCTTTTAAAGTCACCAGAGGCCATTATGCCAGGACTTTTCCGGCCATTTTACCGTTGTTGTCGCTTGACCGTATCTATTTCCGTAACTGCCGGTTATTGTTTTGTGAACGCATCAGTTTGGTTAACGAACCCCAGCTTTCGGATCATTTGCCCTTAATGGCCGGTTTTGACTACCGGCAGCAACTTAACTGAAAGCGTAAGGCTGTTGGAGAAGATAGCAATCAAGGTAAGTTGGCGGTTTGATCGATTTGAGTGTTAAGGGATTAGCCAGTGCCTTTTATCCGGCGCACTCCTGCCCCCCTTAATGGTACCTGGTCGCCTTGTTACGCCAGTCCCGGATTTTTTCTTCGATATCGAAATGATGTAAAAATGCCTGATCTATGGGGTATTCATTGATCAAACAATAAGCTATGTAGACAGCAGCCGCTGAGGCAAAGGGCTTTTTGAGCAATTGCTGCGGGTGGCGGAATGACAGCAAGGTTTCAATCAGGTGATAGGGGAAGTTCCACAGATGCAATAAATATCCCGCCAGCTGGGTATGTTCGGCGCCGAACAATTCACGTTCCAGCGCGATATTGTCTTCATTCTGTTGTTGCATTGTCAGGTAAGTGTCCAGCACTTTGAGTGAAATTTCCGGCAGGATGAATTTTCCTATGTTATGCAGTAAGCCTGCAAGCATGGCTTCCTGTTTGAACTCGGGATCGGCGATACAATGCGCCAGCCGGCCCACCGCCAAACCGCGGTTTTGTTCGGCAGAGATGGAAAAACCGGGCGGTTCGTGTATTTGCGCATGTAATTCTGCGGCAGCAACGATACTGACGACGATATCCATTCCCAGGCGTGTGATGGCTTCGGTGATGTTGTTCACCGGCCTGGACTGAACGAAAAAAGCACTGTTTGACAGCTGTAATATTTTCACCACCAGGGAAGAGTCTTCGGCAATCACTTCGGCGATGCTTTCCATATTGGTGGTTCCCTGCTGTAATATGGAGTTTAGCCGCATAAAGGTTTTCGGGGGAGAGGGTAAGGTTTTGATGCTGCCGATCAAAGTGCGGATGCCCTGATCCGGCAAGGCTGCACGCACCTGGTTGATATCCTTGATCAGTTTGACCAGCACAGAGGGTTTACTGGGCTTGCTCAGCCACTGGTGGGCAACAAAGCTTGCCCGCAGGGAAGCCTCTTCGTCGGCGTGCCCGGATAAAATAACCCGTACCATGTCGGGATATAACTTACTGGTGGTTTCGAGTAATTTGGCGCCGTCTGTGTGCGGCATACATAAATCCGTCACTATCAGGTCTATGTTTTCCCGTTTAAGTTTGAGTAAGGCGGTCCGGGCGTCTTTGGCAAAAATCATTTCGCAGCCGCTGGTGTATAAAGCGCGTTTTATGCCTCTTAAAACTAAAGGTTCATCATCGACAAATATGGCTTTCATTGATCACTTTCCTGTAATTCAGACCTCTGCAGCTTGCCTGGCCGCCTGCTCAGGCGCTGCCCGCTGTACTTTGACAGGCAGTTGTATGGTAAAGATGCTCCCTTCGCCATAGACGGATTCCGCATAGAGCTGGCCCTGGTGCTGCTCCACTATCATTTTGTAAGCCATACTCAGGCCTTGTCCTGTACCTTTGCCAACGCCTTTGGTGGTGTAAAAGGGATCAAAAATTCGGCTCAGAGTTTTTTCCGTCATGCCGGTGCCGTTATCTTCAATGGTAATAATGGCGTCTATGTCATCCCGGTAGGTATTGATAATGATTTTGCCTTTTTCATCATCTTTATCTTTGGCAAGTCTTTCGGCGATGGCGTGGGCGGCGTTGACTATGATGTTAAGGATCACCTGGTTGAATTCATCCCTTATACACATGATATCGGGCAGGGAGTCATCAAAATTGGTCTCCACTTCTGCGACGTTGCGCCATTCGCTCCGTGCCACTGTTAAGGTTGTGGTTATTGCTTCGGTAATATTGGTTAACTGCATTCTCCCCCTGCTGGGGTGTGAAAAAGATTTCATTGCGCCGACAATGGCGGAAATACGTGTCAGCCCTTCCAGCGACTGGCTGATGGCCAGCGGCACCTCAGCGGATAAAAATTCAAAATCGGCTTTGTCCAGCAGGTCTTTAACTTTTTCGGCACCGTCAATATCCCTGTTTTCAAAGAAATCACGGCAGCCCTGGATAGCCGGCAGCATATTGGCAAAGGCCGCCTGTAAAAAAGAGGTGTTATCGACAACATACTGGGTCGGGGTATTGATTTCATGGGCGATTCCCGAAGCGAGCTGGCCGACAGATTCGAGTTTCATGGCGTGGTGCAGTTTATTTTCCAGCCGTACCCGGGTGCTGATGTCCCTGACGACACAGTTAAACATAATTTTAAAATCTATCATTAATGTCATTTTTGAAAAGGTGACTTCAATGGGAAAGCTTTCGCCATTCGCTTTTATTCCTTCCAGTGCCAGGGTCTGGCCGATAATGTTACTTTGCTTGTCCAGGATTGCAGGCATCAGTTGTTGTTCGCTGATGGCAGGCATTAATTTATCTAAGGTGCAGTCATCCAGGGTCCGGGCCTGATATTCAAACATAGCCAGTGCCGCAGAATTATATTGGTGGATTTGTCCCTTATCATTAATGACAAACCAGCCGTCCGCCAACTGTTCAAGTATGTCCTTTTCCCTGATCTCGCTGGCTTTTGCCGTCTCTTCCGCCAGGAATAATTTTTTATCTATCAATGCCATCAGCACCGTAGTGGCCACAAATATAGCAACAATACCGGTTATGACCAGGGACAGTACCAGGGACTGGGTTGACATTTGCGGCGTGACCGGGCTGACGGCCTGATCAAAGTAGAAACTTACCGATGCCATGGCGGTATAATGCATGCCGGAAATGGCGGAGCCTATTACCGCGGCGCAGATTAACCGGGCAGACAGCCTGTTTTGGGCATTTTTATGCACGATAGTGATGAGGGCAATGGCAATGCTTGACTGGATGTGGGCAAAAACCAGGGAGGTGATAAACAAATTAAGGTCATAAACCATCAGCCCGGTCAGTACCATGGCTTCCATGCCGATAAAGTGCATAAAACTGATGCCCAGCGATAAAGATAATGCCGCAAGCTGGATATTGATAAGTGTAAAGTGTTTGTATGAAAGTCGGCGTAGTGTGAAATAGGCGCCAATAATCGCTGGAAAAACCGACAGGAATGTGAGAAAGGGATCATAGGACATCGGCATGGGCATGACAAAGGCGAGCATGCCGGTAAAGTGCATGGCCCAGATACCTGTGCCCAGGACAAAGCTGCCGAAGAACAGCCATAACTGTTTGTTTTTATGGACCTTCACACCCCAAACTTGCACCAGCACCACTAAAGCGGCATAGGCGGCAAAACCGGCAACGAGAACAGACAAGCCAACAAGAAGAAAATTAAAATGGCCTTCAACCAGGAAGTAAGATGGGTTGCTAACCGGATGAAACCTCCAAAAGTCCAACATGCATGACTCCCTATGCAAAATTAAACCAGCAGTTAAGGAAGAGATTAGATTAAAAGTGAGCAAACTCAAGTGAAGGGCCGGTAATCGGTGATTTTTTATCGTTTTAGGGATGGTTTATTTTCTGGCCGGACGGGCAGGCAAACTCAGGAGTCTGCTACTCATTGATATCAGCTACTCATTAATATCAATGAGAGGGCCGGCGTCATTAATCTTGTTCATGGCCTGCCTGATTTGCTCCACCAGGGAAAGTGGTGTTTGCTTGCTCAGGGCAATACAGTTTTGGGCGATATGTTCATCTTTGAGCTGATAGGCAAATTCAATCTCAGATTTGTCCAGTTTCTGGGAGCTGAGGTTGTCGTACAGGGATTTCTTTGATTGCATCATCAGGTCGATCCGGCCCTTTATCAGTTTACGCAAGGTGCTTAAGTCATCGGTATTGGCATCGAGTTGCAGTCCGTCCTTAAAGCCGTGCTGCAATAACAGGGCATGATCATAATCATCCCGGATAAGGCCGATACGGTATTTTTTGGCATCTGCCAAAGTATTGATCCTGATATCCCTGCGGCTGGCCAGTTTGACAAAAAAGAGGTCGACTTTTTTCGTTAGCGGGCAGATAAAATGAAAAAGCGTTTCCCGCTCCGGGGTTTTAAAAATAGGGTAAATAAGGACATTTTTATCCGAGAGCGCATAATTGTACGCCCTGGGCCAGGGGTACATGTTAAGGGAATAACTCAGCTTTGCCGACGCCATGATTGCGATGATTTTTTCGGTTAGCGGGCCTGAGATAACGCCTGCTTCGTTAATATAAATATTGGGGGGCCAGGGTTCGGTAACAATATTTATCTCGGCAGCCTGCGGGATTGGCGGGTAAGCCAGCAGGGTGCAAACCAGTACTAATTTTTGGATTTTTGTTATTTTTCGATAAATTAGCCGCATAACTAAACTGTACAGGGTTTAGCAGATAAGTAAAGTTTAGTATCTGACAGGGGGAATCAACAACGGCTGTTGACTCTGCCGGGCCTTATTGGCGAAACTTCTTCGGTAAAAACTTGTATAACCTGAGCTTTTATTTACAAGCCTGCCATCCTGTGTAATATTTATTCCTGTCTGCACCCTGGCGTGCAGCGGATCCTCCCCCGAAAATAGATGGAGCTAATACTATGCCAAAAAGAAAAAGGTTGCGTCCAAGAATTCCACCCGATGGATTTGCAAAGCCGGGTTTTACCAGGTTGACGATGGAAAACTCTATTTTTACCCCGCAAAAACATGTTGTCTTTACTTTCGGCGCCATTTCTGATGCCCCCTTTATCGGTACAACAGGCATGGCCCCTTGCGTGGGATTTGCCGTCTACCATAAAGCCAGCAGATCTGCCGCAGCCTGCCATTTCGACTCGGATGGCGTAGGAACCGGTAAGTTTGATGCTTATGAGGTTGGTTGTGCCGTTCTGGACCGCTTTAAAAAAGGTATCGGACAAAATATTACCAAAGCCTGCATCGTACTGGGGTCAGGTCCGGATGAAACCAGTGATGCCCTGGTCAGTTATCTCGCCGATGCCTGTGAAGACAAAGGGGTTACCGCCGAATATTACCGGGCAGGGATGGGAGACTGGGGGATCCAGACGTCGACAGGAAAAATGTTCGGCTGTGCCGTCCCGGGTATCGACTATAACGGCGATAAGGATAAGCTTAATTTTAAAACCATTGCCATGCGCTCTAAGGGCAGTCCGGACAAAGTGGTTATCAGCCGGCTGGAAAAACCTTTAACACCCACCCTGAAGTTTAAGCCCTGGAATCAACTCTAATTTTATTTTATTAAGTGCTTACGCTAAAGGCAGTTGCTGGTAATACCGGTAACTGCCTTTTTCTTTTGCTTTATCCGCTACTGTTTTACTGAGTTTCTAATACTCCAGGGTGATCGGGCTGAGCTTAGGGAAAGCATAATGGCTAAAGCCGCCCGCCTGCTCCGAGCTTAATGTTACCTGAAAATTTACCGGCGTTTGCGCGGCCTTGGCGCTTGCTGTCGGATAGCCGGAAAGTATCAGGGTGATCAACCAGTCCACTTGCTGGGCATAGCCGATATATTCGCCGTTATTTAGCCGGGACTCCTGCCGGGGGATGGACCATTCTATGGTACTGGTGCCTTGCTTGGCATCGACATTAAGGCTGAGGTAATCGCTAAAGGGCTTTGTCTGGTTATCCGCTGTGGTGAACACAGGTGAAAGGCTGTAGCCCCAATGTGCACTTTGTACGTAAATATTAGTCTGGCTGTCGATGATACCGGTTAAATCCGTTGTTCCAGCGGACGGATAAATCGCCAGGATTTCGTAGGGCAGGACCAATTTGCCCTGGAAGGGAACTTCTACCGCTTTATAGGGAGGGGGGAATCCTCCGGCATAGTCACAGTCGTAATAGTTATGGTTGAAGCAGAATTTGATCTGGTCATCCCCGTTCAGGTCGCCGGGGTGGCTGAGTTGCAGCTCGGTTTGCTGTAAGGTCTTGGTTTGCTGTGAGCTATAGTTATCGCCGCTAGCTGTGTCCGCCGATGCCAGCCTGGCATTGATTTGCTGCCAGGGAATGGCGTATCGGGTGGAAATCAGCTGGGTAACCCTGCTGCCGTCAGCAACCATCATATCAAGTACGGAATCGGCGTGGATCATTTCCAGATCGGGAAACTCAGTTTTTAGCCTGGTTAAGGGGACTTTAGCCTGTACCTTGGTCGTTGCCGTGTTTGATGTCTCCAGCTCGCTGGCGATATCCGTTAATGCTGAACCGGAATCATCCCCGAGGTAGAGATCCAGGTAAGTAAGATCGCTGCCCCCCAAGGTCGAGCTTTTTGCCTGGATAATAAGGTAATCCTGGCCGTTGTCATCGGAGCGGGCAATATTCATGTCCAAAAACAGGTGGGAATATTCTGCCGCTTCGGCTGCCGGCTCTGCCTGGTTGGTTTTTACCCTGTCCTGTTGCTGTTCGAGCAAGGCCAGCAGGTGGCGGGATGCGGCAGGGGAAAGGGAAGCCTGTTGCAGCCGTTGGTTCACGGCCTGCATCCGGCGCTTTTCTTTTGCCTTAGGACTGGCCTGGACAGGCTTTTGTGCCTTTATTACCGTGTCTGTGAGTACCCCGGCATGGCCGTTGAAGGTGAACAGGCATAACAATGCCGCCGTAGTGGCAAATATCCGTTTTTTCATTTTATCTTCCTTGATGAATGTTTATGTTTTAAGTTGGCATAATAAGTACTTTTCCTATATGCGCTGTAACTATACTATCCTGATTTTTAATGAAAATACCAGTATTAACCGACTGTTTTTTTGTACGGAATGATGCCGGGAGGCAGCCGGAAAACGGACAGGAATACCAGCCGGTAGCGGCAGACTCTCCCTTATTGTCAAAGGCAAAGGCTTTGTTTATAGTGCGTTAACCGGATATGAAATTTTAGCGAGCTATATGACAGTAACCGCATTAAAACAACAAGAAAACTTTTTTGAGCTGCTGCCGGGAAAATATCTGGATTTGCAGATCAATCATCCGCTGCAGGTGCGGTTAAAGCTGCAGCTGGTCGGTTATGAAATAGGGAAGTATATTATCCTCAAGCATCCGGGGGAGCAGAGCGGTTACCGTGATGTGCTGGTGGAAGGCAATGTGGTGATTGTGCGTTATATCTTAGAGGGCAGCAAAGGCCAGTGTTTTGCTTTTAGGACCACAATCCGCAATATCAGTATGTTTCCGGAGAAGTTTTTAATTCTCGAATACCCGAAAAGCATCGAAAACCGGGATTTGAGGCTGCATCAGCGTTTTGCCACCAATATTCCCGCGACTATTATGGCGGACGAGCAGGGAAAAGCATCCGGTACGCGTATCGAAGGCATTATTGCCGATATTTCCCCCCAGGGCTGCTCCTTTACCTTTTTAAGCAATAATAGTGCGGTTAAGGTGAACCAGCGGGATATTGTGATTTATATCCAGTCGTCGGTTGACGGCATGACCAAAATTCCGGCAAAGGTGCGTAACAGCCGTTACGAGCGGGGTAAGGTGAATGTCGGGGTGCAGTTCACCAACTCAGAGCAGCAGATGAAGAACTTCCTGGCGAAACTCTTCCTGGTTGCCGAGTTCGAATAAAGCTATCGGGAAAAGGCCCGGTTCAGGCAAGCCATAATGACTTATGGCTAATCCTTCATTCTCTCGCGGGATTGAACCGGGTGTTACGACTTAACGGCCGGTTGGGACTTCATAAACTCCAGTGCTTTGGCAACGGCGGCTTTAACATTGCTTTCCATTTCAAAACGCTCTGAAGCCGGCAGATAAAAAGACATATCGACTTCGTGGCGGATATAACGGGTAGGCAGCTGGTTTAATACGATACAGGTAAGATCGGCGAGGAAATCGGTGTCATATTTTTCATCAAATTTGCCCGCGGTAAAGTGTTGCACTACCAGCTTTTCATAGTAGTTATGAATATCGTTAGATATATTCACATTAACGTCCTTTATTCTGAGGTTATAGTCAATAAATCCTAACCCGAGAAAAGACTTATAGCAATTTATCCGGTGAATTTTTTGCCTGACGCGGGTAAGGGAAAGCCGGTGACGAAAAAGTATGTTGGTTACTGGCGCTTTTCGGCAAACTCTATATCCCTTTCTATCACGGAAATCGCCTGGCGGCACCGCCCCAGACGCTGGTGCAGGGCCAGTATTTCGGCCGCCAGCTTCTGGTTGTTCTGGCTCTGGTTGCGGCTGCTTTCCCTGAGCCGCTCCCGGTCGGTGATCATTGCCAGTAACCTGCGTTCGAACTCATGGTGTTCAGCCAGCTTCTGATGCAGCTGATGGGAAGGTTGCAGCACTTTTTGTGCCGCTTGCCGGTATTGCTGCTGTTGCCGGCGTTTTGTCCGGGTGTTTAAGCGGACATTGGCATTTTGGTGCAGGGCTTCATTGGCGCCCAGGGCATTGATCAATGCCTGTAGTTGTTGTTCGATGCTCTCCAGCAGGGCCTGAACCAGCATTTTATTACCCGACTGCATTAAACGCTGCAATTCCGAGATTCGCCTGCCGATTTCCAGTGCATAGGGCAGGAACTTATCACTTTGCGATAAGAACAGGGCATTGGAAAACAAAGCATTGTCTTCTATCAGGCGGTGTGACTTCAGGCCGCTGTTGTGTTTATCCGTTGCTTTTGCCTGCTCGGTCAGGGCGCTGATAATAGCGGACAAGCGGTTAATGGCGTTTTGGTTTATGCTAGCTTTCATTTCTGTTAACTCAGTCAGGCGTGCTTGGTTTCTTAACTTAGCCAGGCGTCCCAGGCAAGTTTCACCGACATCAGGATCACAACCGTAATAAAGATGGGACGGATAAATTTATTGCCGTGTTTGATGGCGGAATGGGCGCCGACCCAGGCGCCGAGCATCAGGAA
This genomic window from Thalassomonas viridans contains:
- a CDS encoding helix-turn-helix transcriptional regulator, producing the protein MNNLQSHPYMEFGSSNSFEKVEEMIFTRVGQAGFAGVFITGISSITHDIKLISNFPGEFISPYCSNKYFLHDPVLQHCSSHHSPVTWHDSYRVALKSKETRLLHQLSLAAGIEHCLAVPTFTNRGAGVVNLLFSGTKEDFLRLCAEKYAELIGLSQLFFGELSKNHPEKLFMQFKLTTREEECLQFIVKGLSNLEISRLMNVSRDRVKELVSLILKKLEAANRTEAVMIAAKSGAL
- a CDS encoding phospholipase D-like domain-containing protein, whose product is MERTGEPVTEPWQAETIYTGGDEYFQELEQDISRAKHTIDLAFYIFSFDALGNKILSALQAASGRGVRVRIIVDGIGSPQWHASTLKQLARSGIEARIYHPYPWRFSLKAFTRMNRVLERFFHLWRKINSRDHRKCCVIDDEIAWIGSFNLVQYHMQRYMNNRAWRDTGVRVCGTQVKVITAVFDYIWCRRYPATEPLSRLPDLHYGSVVRSNVSLRLRRLFARELYHNIRFSTQRVWATNAYFVPVSRLQLSLIRAAKKGVDVRLILPAMSDVVFAPWIARFYYRILLLSGVRIFEYQPSILHAKTLLFDDFAYVGSSNLNHRSLIHDLELDIVCRQPGSIKILEQQFLIDQFLSVEITQDKLNRGRWWEKMLARVLLVLKSWM
- a CDS encoding endonuclease/exonuclease/phosphatase family protein, with protein sequence MGKNAGAGVIGAQVLDVNRSRLLFLLYNKEWRQVMVQVNPILAMAMQQAIKVLSYNIHKGMNMGNRKWVLDNIRRLIRKTGADIVFLQEVAGDARRKIDVSQFEYLADSVWHHYAYGKNAVYDAGHHGNAILSKFPFISWRNQDISTNRFEHRGLLHGVIAKAEQEYHLLCVHLDLFEAGRRKQLQRICAYVREQVPEHAGLIIAGDMNDWLQKASRLLTGQLGLQEAFKVTRGHYARTFPAILPLLSLDRIYFRNCRLLFCERISLVNEPQLSDHLPLMAGFDYRQQLN
- a CDS encoding HDOD domain-containing protein; the encoded protein is MKAIFVDDEPLVLRGIKRALYTSGCEMIFAKDARTALLKLKRENIDLIVTDLCMPHTDGAKLLETTSKLYPDMVRVILSGHADEEASLRASFVAHQWLSKPSKPSVLVKLIKDINQVRAALPDQGIRTLIGSIKTLPSPPKTFMRLNSILQQGTTNMESIAEVIAEDSSLVVKILQLSNSAFFVQSRPVNNITEAITRLGMDIVVSIVAAAELHAQIHEPPGFSISAEQNRGLAVGRLAHCIADPEFKQEAMLAGLLHNIGKFILPEISLKVLDTYLTMQQQNEDNIALERELFGAEHTQLAGYLLHLWNFPYHLIETLLSFRHPQQLLKKPFASAAAVYIAYCLINEYPIDQAFLHHFDIEEKIRDWRNKATRYH
- a CDS encoding MHYT domain-containing protein, which produces MLDFWRFHPVSNPSYFLVEGHFNFLLVGLSVLVAGFAAYAALVVLVQVWGVKVHKNKQLWLFFGSFVLGTGIWAMHFTGMLAFVMPMPMSYDPFLTFLSVFPAIIGAYFTLRRLSYKHFTLINIQLAALSLSLGISFMHFIGMEAMVLTGLMVYDLNLFITSLVFAHIQSSIAIALITIVHKNAQNRLSARLICAAVIGSAISGMHYTAMASVSFYFDQAVSPVTPQMSTQSLVLSLVITGIVAIFVATTVLMALIDKKLFLAEETAKASEIREKDILEQLADGWFVINDKGQIHQYNSAALAMFEYQARTLDDCTLDKLMPAISEQQLMPAILDKQSNIIGQTLALEGIKANGESFPIEVTFSKMTLMIDFKIMFNCVVRDISTRVRLENKLHHAMKLESVGQLASGIAHEINTPTQYVVDNTSFLQAAFANMLPAIQGCRDFFENRDIDGAEKVKDLLDKADFEFLSAEVPLAISQSLEGLTRISAIVGAMKSFSHPSRGRMQLTNITEAITTTLTVARSEWRNVAEVETNFDDSLPDIMCIRDEFNQVILNIIVNAAHAIAERLAKDKDDEKGKIIINTYRDDIDAIITIEDNGTGMTEKTLSRIFDPFYTTKGVGKGTGQGLSMAYKMIVEQHQGQLYAESVYGEGSIFTIQLPVKVQRAAPEQAARQAAEV
- a CDS encoding substrate-binding periplasmic protein translates to MRLIYRKITKIQKLVLVCTLLAYPPIPQAAEINIVTEPWPPNIYINEAGVISGPLTEKIIAIMASAKLSYSLNMYPWPRAYNYALSDKNVLIYPIFKTPERETLFHFICPLTKKVDLFFVKLASRRDIRINTLADAKKYRIGLIRDDYDHALLLQHGFKDGLQLDANTDDLSTLRKLIKGRIDLMMQSKKSLYDNLSSQKLDKSEIEFAYQLKDEHIAQNCIALSKQTPLSLVEQIRQAMNKINDAGPLIDINE
- a CDS encoding flagellar brake domain-containing protein, which produces MTVTALKQQENFFELLPGKYLDLQINHPLQVRLKLQLVGYEIGKYIILKHPGEQSGYRDVLVEGNVVIVRYILEGSKGQCFAFRTTIRNISMFPEKFLILEYPKSIENRDLRLHQRFATNIPATIMADEQGKASGTRIEGIIADISPQGCSFTFLSNNSAVKVNQRDIVIYIQSSVDGMTKIPAKVRNSRYERGKVNVGVQFTNSEQQMKNFLAKLFLVAEFE
- a CDS encoding late competence development ComFB family protein — its product is MNISNDIHNYYEKLVVQHFTAGKFDEKYDTDFLADLTCIVLNQLPTRYIRHEVDMSFYLPASERFEMESNVKAAVAKALEFMKSQPAVKS